From Eptesicus fuscus isolate TK198812 chromosome 13, DD_ASM_mEF_20220401, whole genome shotgun sequence, the proteins below share one genomic window:
- the TEX12 gene encoding testis-expressed protein 12 — MMANHLVKPDMRNCKRPRELEPQMPDSPQLSSPGKSDASFSESSGLFYKDEALEKDLNDMSKEINLMLSTYAKILSERAAVDASYIDEIEGLFKEANTIENFLVQKRELLRQRFTVIANTLHS, encoded by the exons ATGATGGCAAATCACCTTGTAAAACCTGATATGAGAAATTGCAAGAGACCAAGAGAGTTGGAG CCTCAAATGCCAGATAGtccacaactgtcctctcctggaaAATCAGATGCCTCTTTCTCTGAAAGCTCTGGACTATTTTATAAAGATGAAGCCCTGGAGAAAGATTTGAATG atatgAGCAAGGAAATTAATCTAATGTTGTCTACATATGCAAAGATTTTAAG tgAGAGAGCAGCAGTAGATGCTTCTTACATCGACGAGATAGAAGGACTCTTCAAAGAAGCCAATACTATTGAAAACTTTCTAGTACAAAAAAGAGAGCTCCTGAGACAGAGATTTACAGTTATTGCAAATACACTACACAGTTAA